gacttaatgaagtggtgtcagtaacaaccacatcatcaacattaagggacatgggcaactgtgaggaggagggtttattctccaggtctttaactgttttctaAAACTTCTTGGAGTttgacccacagagagagatctgctccttaaagtaactaactttggccttccggatagcctgagagtacttatttctcatttgcctgaatgagaaccagtcagcctgagtatgcgtgtgccgagcatttcgccaaatgcaattcttgaggtggagaaACTCTGCAAGAttacggtcgaaccaggggctgaacctgtttttaaatctaattttgtatttgttaacaataccactggaAGGACCAACAGAAGGAttaagctgattctataccaatttagagggcaggtcatgaaggaaggcttgctcgttttttagcaagcgtctttgacaaatcaggacaggtcgtttcaatgagcagccattacgaacacaggctgtaaaacagtgatccctaaggtgtcacgacttccgccaaagtcggtccctctccttgttcgggcggcgttcggcggtcgacgtcaccggtcttctagccatcgccgctccacctttcatttttcatttgttttgtcttggttTTCCACACACCTAGTTCACGTTCCCTCATCGgactaaatgtatattaccctctgttccccctatgtctgtgtgtggaattgtttgtttgttacgtgTGGCTCGCAtcaggctggtttgcgccgggtatGTGTTTGACCcgtgtgttttgtttattgtacCATTTGTGTACTTTGGGCGTTATCGCTGTTTTCCTTGGGCATgaataaagtgcgcctgttctcacccatctctgctctcctgcatctgacttaCCTTCAACCAGTTGCGCACATCGTGACATAAGGtaattacagaaaacaccagactgatacccaTTAGGATTATTTGTAAGGATAAAAtagaggagagtagccttttctgggtgtttggaatCATACGTTgcgggattggtaataatctgagaaagacttagggagtcccattgctctAGGACTTGGTGGATATGTTGATGGATATGGTTGATGTTGGACATTGAGAGTGATACAATAACAGCAGTTCCTGTCATTGTGTTAATTGCCAGGTTCGATTAAGATAAGAGGAGTGGCCAACCAGTTCGCCAGGAGACCAAAAGGAGCCCATTTTGTCACCATGTCTGCAGGGAACTATGGGAAGTATTTTGCGTATGCCTCAACACTACGGCTCCAAGGGGAAAGTGGTGATGCCAGAGACAGCCCTTGTATCCAGATCTACACTCATACAAGTAAGGTTCTTCTTTCCAATTGACTGCTTCAGTCTTTAATTGTATCATCTGAAAATAACCAAACATATCAGTGAGTTGTTGAGAACAATTGCTGTGCACTCACTCCAGAATTTTGGATGTGAGGTGGAACGGGTGCCTACGACCTGTCTGATGAACGTGGTGAATCGTTGTGTCCTGGAGGAAAACATGACGTTCCTACACTCATATGACAACCTGGACCTGATTGCAGGACATGCCAGGTACAGAACAGCTGAACAAGGCAACACAACCAGCTTCATGCAGGCTTTTTCCCTCTTTTTGAGGTAAAATAAAATGCtggtctgtctctcgctgtctgtctctctcacacccgCACCCGACTTCCCCTACCCCGGCTGcctttctccctccccatctctctctgtgctgtagTATAGGTTTCGAGGTGCTGCCCCAGACTGATGTAGTGGTGGTGTGCTGTGGAGGAGGAGGTCTACTGGCTGGGGTGGCTGCTGCCATCAAACTGGCCGGCTGTGAGAAGACCAGGATCTATGGAGTAGAGCCAGAAGGAGGTACATAACACCTGTTGGTTAAACCTCACCAAGACAATATCAGGCAGGGCTTTTACAACTATGATACACCACTAACTGATATACATGAACATACACATGGGACCATATACTGAAGGGTTTATATACAGTTTGACCATTTTGTTTACCTTAATTTCCTGTCTTTGATTCATTAGCCTGCACCGTGTACAAAAGTTTCATCAAGAAGAAGCCTGTCGGCATGGACACCAAGAGCATTACGTCAGGACTGGCTCCACCTTTTTCAGGTACATTACATCTCATAGAAGTAGATTGGCTAGACTTAAATAAATCCTAAAAGATCAGGACATAAGAGGGAACAACTTTGTCTTCATCTGGAATGAACCATAGCCAAGCAAAATAATCTGTGAATTGTACCTTCTTTACCTGTGCTAACTCCCTGATGTGTTTTGTACCATAAGGCACTTAAAGGTTAAAACATCTACCATTGCTAACTGCCTGGTGTGGTGTACCTCCCAGGCACCCTGCCCTATGAGCTGTGCCAGCGTTACGTTGAGGAGATTGTACTGGTGAACGATGAAGAGATCAAGGCTGCCGTgttgggaaactagtcaggatcgagggaaagatgaatggagcgaagtacagagcgatccttgatgtaaacctgctccagagtgctcaggacctcagactggggcgaatgtttaccttccgacaggacaacgaccctaagcacacagccaagacaacgcaggagtggcttcgggacatgtcttTGAATGtacttgagttgcccagccagagcccggacttgaaccagatcgagcatctctggaaagacctgaaaatagctgtgcagcgacgctccccatccaacctgacagagcttgagaggatctgcagagaagaatgggagaaattccccaaatacaggtgtgccaagcttgtatcgtcatacccaagaagacgtaATTgcgtaatcgcttccaaaggtgcttcaactgaGTAAcggttctgaatacttatttaaatgtgatatttcatttttttttatataaatgtgcaaaaatatcTGAAccttgttttgctttgtcattatgggttattgtgtgtagattgaggggaaaaaaaacaatttaatccattttagaataaggctgtaacataacaaaatgtagaaaaagtcaagatgtctgaatactttccaaatgcactgtacatcatgCTTGTTATTTTCTAGAGCTTGAGATTTAGGTATCAGTGTTTTGGCACACTCCCCTTATCTCCAGACAGCAACGCCACTTCTCACTGACCTCATTTACACCTTGGCTAACATGTGGTTTTCATTATCCGATCAACCTGATCCAATTACTGTCTGATCAAGTTCTCACTTTAacacatggtattaaaatgtgtATGTTATCTGTCCACTTTGTCTGCATTGTGACCATATTTTCCTGGTCGTTccatgtataacaattatttggGAAATattgtttcaaaataaaaaaatatatttaatctttatttatacaggtttttctcattgagaacatattttttttcaagagagacctggtccaacagCAGCAGGGGGAAGaaagtttcagacaaaacaacttagaCTAACACAACATTCAACAAAACTATTGACACTCATACATTACAACAATTACATAATGATTTTAATATCATGCTTGGACAATTATTGATGCCTTGAGTCAATGGTGTCAAGGAGgtattttgccttttggtaggccgtcattgtgaataagaatttgttcttaactgacttgcctagttaaataaatacaaataaaattatcCTCAGTCTGGCTGGATACAGTCAGGCTACCAAAAACACATACAGAGTGCGATGTCATCAGCATTACCTCCGCAAGTCTTCAGAGACGTGTTTTGGGAGTGAGGCACCTTTTCATTATAACGTTGTGGAGCAAATAACGTTACGttcctacccactgggcacagacgtcagttcaacgtctagttttgatttacatttgcttgagttgtcaactaacgtgaaatcaAACAAACATTTCACCCTATCGTTGGATTTAGGTTAGAAGTTGGGTGTAAAAAAAATACGAAATTACGTTActttgattactttttgcaaatcgaATCGGTTTTCCACGTAGATTCAACATCACATTGAATTTCGGGGTTGAAATGAGGTGGGAAcaacagtttttgcccagtgggtatcGTGTAAGGAACGTTGCTGGCCTCATAAACGCTAGCCAGCTGACTTATAtttagaaaaacacatttttgagtTATAAAGATGATTTATTATAACAATAACAGCTACTGCCATGTTGTTCTGTTATCAAATGTTGCCTATGCCACCTCATATTTTGCCTATGCCAGCGTTTGCAATGCTtactggcatttgaatatagCACAGCAAAAGGGAATCCGATTCCAGACACAATGTGGACAATGcagacacatttaaatgtaggtgtaGATGCATGATGTGTTTGTAATTCCATTATCAGAATACAAAAACTCCATTAACTGTCAAGTCTAGACATGGCCAGAGAGATCTGATTACAATCAGTTCCCAATGTGTATTTTgattgtctacacctgtctaCAAACATGGGCACAATCAGGACAAATGACACATGTTAGCACCATGTATAAATGGGGTGTCTTTAACACCCAGGGCTATTGCTGTTCAGCTATGGGACTGGAGACACTGTACAGAcagtagatggatggatggatggatggatggatggatggatggatggaggggaatCAAATCATACTGGAACATGAGGGATCCCAGATGAAGAACTTAGACACTGAAgtgattgttttttattttgaggAGAGGATGAACTCTACCAAAAGGTTTGATTTAGTTGTTTGATGTCTATTCTGCTCATATTAGGTTAAAAAACTATTGTACGGTATGTTCAGATATATTTGAAAGAATTATGATTCAATATTTGCAGTTGCAGTATTTGAGGAATTAAATGCACAGCATAATTTTTGTATCTATCATATTCTGTAAAGTATTTTGAGATTTGGTCAAATAAATCTGTAATATAGTTTCTGATAATTCATTTGTGTTTTTGTCACTAGGATCCTGCCCCTTCGTGCTAGAAGGCACAATTATAAGTGGGTACCAGTGAAGAAATGACTATATCAGACCAAGTACATACAAGTTGTGACAGCTGCAGTGGTTATGTCTATGATTATCATTGTGCTGTGGTATATATGGACCCAGGACAAGACATAGAGGCCTTGCTATCTTTGAGTTAACTCAAGTACAACTGTATCATCAAAGATTCATACGTGTTGCATCTGCTTCAAACATTTCCAGCATGATTCACGCTGCAAAACAATGTCGGTGAGTGGTAATACCGACAGATTTCTGTAAAACAAAAGGGATTTAATAAATCCCCAACCTAAACTGTGACGAAGGAACCAGAGAACATTGATTAATGATGTACCACAGTGCCTGTCCCACTGCTGCAACTCAAGGAGCACCATTTCCTCGAGTTCCCACgccaggagagaggacaggactcTCAAGACAGGACTGTTTCCCACTGGAACAATGTGATGAATGAAAGAGCTATTTCAAGAGCGAGTTGGTTACACAGTGGGGTGGATTATTTGTGGATTTAATAGGACAagcagaaatctttctgattgagagggggtcaaatacttatttccctcattaaaatgcaaatcaatttctaacatttttgacatgtgtttttctggattttttgttgttgttattctgtctctcactgttcaaataaacctaccattaaaattatagtctgatcatttctttcattgggcaaatgtacaaaatcagcaggggatcaaatacttttttcccctcactgtatatgttcgataaatccaatgtatgcaccacacagaacgcactgcaactgcctcttcAACACAATGCTGCAAGACAAacacagcgttccattggaaatgaatgcaCTTCTGGtttaccaaaatgcaatgacacTGGTGGTGTGATCGAGgcattaggctacagattaaatcaattatgatgaacttcacagggtggtgaaagtgcatgttGATGagattgatgctcctttccaataaatatcgagggttgtattctggtgacatgatgatcgatgcttggctgccatttgacaaatacaaataatttcGCTCATTTGTCCATAAAAAACTAATGTAGGCAATACCCACACTGTATATGCGAGCTGTAGGCAAGAGCGCACATGCCAAggccagagtgggcacattctcAATATAACGCCATTTTTTTTCCTGACAAAACCATCAGTTGAGTTAAATGCGATGACAAcccacttacattttttttaattcagtacATGGGAATTAAAATGCAAAAGTTATTTAAATGTGCACTACATCCTCACGCTCAgctttttatccgcaacaagtccatTTGATTTCATTAAACAGCTCTGATGGGGAAATGTGATTTTTGAGTATTTTTAATGAAAATCTGTACCCAATTGGATGGTAATCTAGCTATAGTTAATAATCCAGTTAGGTCCTCCAACGTTTTACACTTCTGTCATTTTCTAACCAGATTCAACATCGTTGATGTGTAAATTAACAGTCATATAaagaataaaaataaacatgtttaATAACATATTCAAGGAGGAAAACATTTGTTTTATGACATTATGCAGCAAAAAAATTATAGAACATGAACGGTTCCATTTTCTGCCATGTCTTGTTGTTGAGCTACATGACATCTTTGGTTGCCATCCTGCAGACAACAGCATCCAGTAGACACTTATCCTCCTGGGGTGAGGTTTTGTACAGCTGGAGAAAAAAAAGAGTATGTCGATTTAGAattaaaaacatttattaaagtgtcactCCATAATGGTACAGTAGTTGACAGTACATAAtacagataaaaaaataaaaaacacattgtGGACTAGTCAGAGTTGAGACCCTAAAAGCAGTCATAGTCAAACATAGTACAATATTTAATTGGGAGTCATTTATAATACATTACTTCATCTATACTTTATTGGAACTTTTATTATACATTATGTCATCTATACATATGTATGCAGATGCAGTAGATAAAAGGACATTTAGGTCTTTAAAAAGAAACGTCTCCATTGGTGCAGACATTTACATTATTGTTACCTGAGAGAATCACACAATTTATTATTTTCATCTAGAACATTACAATGTTTATTATAGCTTGACAGTTGACAAAAAAAGATAATTCCTAATGTCGCTTCTGTTTTGATGGATCCATCGTTACAAAAAGAACAGACACGTTTATCTAAGGGAGTGTTTGTGTATCGACGAGTCTCAATACCGATAGGGGCCACTCCACATCTACATTTTGCAAAAGAGCTTCAGTATTGCTTAGATAAAACTGTACTTAAGCAATATTCTGTCCCAAAAGTGCATTTAAAAATCAGTTGGCGACACTTTAGTTCTTCACTCTCCAAAAGCGCTAATTCGAAAACATTTCAGTCCTTTCTAGAATACACTGTCAgtgcaattttttattttacctttatttaactaggcaagtcagttaagaacaaattgttattttcaatgacggcctaggaacagggttaactgccttgttcaggggcagaacaacagatttttaccttgtcagcttggggattcgatcttgcaacctttcggttacaagtccaacgctctaaccactaggctacctgccgagaTGAGTCATATGGAGTTAAAAATGgtatataaaatgttttatttgccATTGCAACAtcacaagccaataacacaacaTGTTTACATAGACGTACATTTTGCATGCTGCAAAATCGCTGCAAATTTTTCAAATgcaagtgcatttggaaagtattcagaccccttgactttttccacattttgttacataacagctttattctaaaattgattaaattgttttttcccctcatcaatctacacacaatacccaataaagacaaagcagaaacaggtattcagacatttttgcaaatgtatgaaaaataaaaaacaaatatcacaaaagtattcagaccctttactcagtactttgttgaagcaaggACATTAGTCTCTCagaccctgccgctgaaaaacatccccacagcataaggctgccgccaccatgcttcactgtagggatgatgcTTGGTATTGAGGACAAAGAGTTcactcttggtttcatcagaccagagaatcgtgtcattcaggtgccatttggcaaactccaagcgggctgtcacgcgcctttaactgaggagtggcttcagtctggtcactctaccataaaggcctgattgatggagtgctgcagagatggttgtccttctggaaggttctcccatctccacaaagggactctggggctctgtcagagagaccatcgggttcttggtcccctccctgatcaaggcccttctcccccgatcgctcagtttggccgggtggccagctctaggaagagtcttggtggttccaaacttcttccatttaagaatgatggaggccactgtgttcttggggtccttcaatgctgcagacattttttggtacccttccccagatctgtacaaaaaaaaaaaatgcatgaaatgaaatgtatgcattcactactgtaagtcgctctggataagagcgtctgctaaatgactaaaatgtaaaaatgtaatctgtacctcgacacaatcctgtctcggagcgcaacggacaattcctttgaccccatggcatggtttttgctctgacatgcactgtcaactgtggtacctttccaaatcatgtccaaacaattacatttaccacaggtggcctccaatcaagttgtagaaaaatctcaaggatgatcaatggaaacaggatgtaccaaagctcaatttcgagtgtcatagcaaagggtgtgtgTGCACCCAACACACCAGGAAAAACAAGACTGACAAAGAAAAACAAGACCAACCTTTTTGATCTTACAGGGTCGGTCAACATGGAGATATCTTCAACTGGAGTCCACCTTGGCAATGATGTCACTCATGTGCTGCGTCTCCTCTTTGGGATGGACGAGAACTATGAGAACAGCACTGTCTGATATCCCAAACCTCTTGAAAGCCTCTGAAATCTAAAGGAAAATGTGTCAAAGACATTGGGATGGGATATTACTTAGAAAGgagtgtcaatgtgtgtgtgataCTTTTAGAGCCTACTTACATTATTAGTGGGTGAAAGGTTGTAGATGATTTCGGAATATAAGCTCCTTGTCTTCATTTTTCCAGTGCTATGTAAATGGACTGCCTTGTTTGCTGCCACTAGCACTTGGAAGGGGTTCACTATCTGCAAAAATCAATTTGTGGAT
The DNA window shown above is from Salmo trutta chromosome 8, fSalTru1.1, whole genome shotgun sequence and carries:
- the LOC115197921 gene encoding uncharacterized protein LOC115197921 encodes the protein MGSILRMPQHYGSKGKVVMPETALVSRSTLIQNFGCEVERVPTTCLMNVVNRCVLEENMTFLHSYDNLDLIAGHASIGFEVLPQTDVVVVCCGGGGLLAGVAAAIKLAGCEKTRIYGVEPEGACTVYKSFIKKKPVGMDTKSITSGLAPPFSGTLPYELCQRYVEEIVLVNDEEIKAAVLGN